In Styela clava chromosome 10, kaStyClav1.hap1.2, whole genome shotgun sequence, the sequence GAATATACACAGCCTAATAGGATACGAATTTCACATCTACGTCAAGGCTGCGTTGATCTcagaagttaagcaacgtcgagCTAAGTTAGAACTTTCATGGAATACAAGCTGGGATCCTGGTTGTCTTAGGCTTTTCTTATTTGCATAACATAATATTCATTTGTGCTGTTTGATTACTTAAAtccaattaattattttttggtCAACAATTACAAGAACTTCACACAAAAGCATAAATTAGATTAGAACATGGTACCttactgatttattattaaaaaaatacttGTTAACGGCTCCCCTATATTCTGCTTGACTTGCATGTCCCACACTCAACCTTTTTGTATCACAGTTGTACTCTTCAATAACCCAAATTTGTCCTGCTTATCTAACACTCTTTATTCTTCGTTCACACTTGGCCAGTTTATCCACACTTGTGTGCATAGTCCACCACTTGTAATGTTTGTGTCAAACTTGTCCACATTGTCCCACACTTGTTCTGCTTTTTATAATTTGTCTTGATAATCTCTAATGCTGGTCTAAAACTTCCCGCTTGCCCCACACCTATTATGCTTGTCTCGCACTTGTCAGGCTCGCCTCAAACTTTTCTTATTTGTGCTTTTCACAATTGCTCTGCTTGTCCCTCTCCCATATTATTCTTGAAACCAAGCGAAAATATCACAAAGTTGTTTCACTTATGTACTATTTCCACTTGTGCGatattttgagaatttattCTGAATTAACTTTGTTTACAAGGTTACGCTTGGTAGGTTTCAACTTTTCAAAGCTGCttcttaaatatataatattagatAGTGTTAGATAAGCAGGACAAATTTGAGATAGAGAGTACAACTGTGATACAAGAAGGATGTGTGTAGGACCTGCAACCGAAGCAGAAAATGGGGGAGCCGTTAAAAGTATTTCTTTAATACTAAATCAGTTGGGTACCATATTCTGAtctagattcagatattttataatCCAATTTATGCTTTTTTGTAAAGTACTTGTAATTGTTGACCAAAAGATAAATAATTGGATTTAAATAATCAAACAGCACAAATTATTATGctatgcaaataaaaaaaagcctAGGACAACCACGATCCCAGCTGGACTCCCATGAAAGTTCTAACTTAGCTCGACGATGCTTAACTTCTGAGATCAAACGAGATCAACACCGTCTTGACGTAGATGTGAAATTCGCTTTCTATTAAGCTGTGTATATTTAATGGAGTAGCTTTCAAAAAGTAGAAACCGCTCAAGCGTAACTTTGTAAACAACGTTATTTAAGAAGAAAATTCTCAAAAATATCGTTTTAAGTGGAAATAATAGATAAGTAAAACATCTTTGTGATATTTTCGCTCAGTTTCAAAAACAATGAAGGCGAGCGACAAGCAGAGCAATTGTGAGATCTAAGAAAAATTGGATTCAATCAGTACATTAGTCAGTCAAGCCTGACAAATATCGTGAATAGCAGGACAAGTGAGGAAAAAGCAAAACAATTATCGGATAAACAGTACCAGTGTTATGCAAACAGGACAAGTGTGAGACAATCAAGGCAAGTTTGTTTTAATCAGGACGTGCGTGAGAAAAATCGAGCAAATGTGAACCAAGCAGGACAAGCGTGGGACAAGCATTACAAGAGGTGGACTATCCGCAGAAGTGTTGAAGAAAACGGGACAATGGTGAACTAAACATGGCAGGTGTTACATAAAAAGAGAAAATGTGGAACAAGCAGGACATCTGGGATAGAAGCAGGACAAGTTTGGGACAGGGACGGTCTTAGATGACAAATGCGCTTTCGATGACAAGTGAAAATGTGGAATAAGCAGGACGGCTGGGATAGAAGCAGGACAAGTGTGAAACAATCAGAATATCGGGGTGCCCTTAAAAAGTATTTGTTCTAAATTAAATATGTAAGGAACATAATATAGCGTAATTGAAGGCTTTCAAAATTCCTGTAATTgctgacaaaaaaatatttaattagatTGAAATATTCAAAGGGCACAAACTAGTGTGAGACAGGCAGAATAAGTGTGGGACAAACGCGCAAGTTTGAGACAAGCTTGGGACTATCAGAACACATGTGGGGAAAGCATAAAAATTGTGGAACCTTCAGGACAAGTGTCAGACAAGCAGAACTATTTCGAAACAAGCGTGAAGGTTTGGGACTTTTAGTTGGACAAGCACCATATGCGTGGTAAAAGCTAGACACATGTAATGTGAGACATGCATAGCAATCAATCAGGACGAGTGTGAAACAATCTGGACAAATATGGAACAATcagaaaaagtaaaaatatcgTATAACTGACAAATCCGGTACATATCACCTTTATACTGTACAATTTAAGAAAATTATTActtcatcgcaaatttatctccacAGCGTTAAATTCAGAAGAATGTCACTAATTTTATTGGTAAGCATCaagaaatgtgaaaaaataattaaagtgCTAATATGTATATATGGccgattatgaaaatttgacaatgataagtTCAGAATCAGTTTTGAGTCAGAATATATTATTTACGATTTTATTGCAAGATTCAATGTCATTCAACAAGTGCGCATTCTGTCACAGGAACTATTAGcataggtgaccgtacatttgaacccatgtacatttgaacccatgcgtatatccacgggttcaatctatatgcgggtgctaaaacccatgggttagggttagtatgggtttaactatccgtgaaacaaaaaaaaaatccataggtgcaattgttgcgctcgattctatgtagcctggttacttctcacgcacattaagagattggagacttcaaaaacgcgtCCCAATACCCCAGTCCTGACCCCAAACCTATATCGGTTAATTGTTACAACTAGTCCGTGCTTTCAAGCAATTAACGTCTGTAAACAGCGGTTAAAGTGCCGCCAGATCCTTCTGTGCCTTTCAAATGCTgccccaatataattcaacttgaaatcggtgaatatctttaataacaatcaacagacacttcaaatcaaatctcgaaacatgaatcaggaaaatagaacttgccgggtaccggaaacggaacgttgttaatggaacgtaacgtaaatcttgataccgggtatgaggaacgtaaaggaacgttgttaatgggacggttttctgccaaaataatagataaaactaaatagcttatatggcacaattaatcaaatataacagcattaccatttttacaagcaataacaattcacaTCAATTAGCAGATAACCATTTGTCACAATTATGTACGGATTAAATCACATAGGATAAAATAGTATGCACAatactaaaatacagaataaatcatacaagataaaacaatatttacataccgaatgtttaggatctccaggcaactcaattcaacaatttataatccaaagtaaatacaacttaacttacgtgactaaatacaagaaacagcatttatcattctatttggactataatacaaccctaacctgtatcCCTACATTATATTACAACTCCAGTATAAACCGTTGATTTTAAACCCAATTAATAACTTCAATTCGAATCGTTTATCCTAACCGCGAATAGTAAACCCAATATTAAACACGATAAACAACTCCTAGCGCAATAGATTACACTGTATACAAGGACAGAAGGTCAGGCCAACTCGTCGAAGCAGCGTGgcgataatttagaattcccgggattaatcgagaaacaggactctgtcgcaataatgctgcgtcgatacgtttgcaacgtctgcgtaacaacgtaaaacgtcatcaaattagaaacacgttatgattctcgctaacaTTCCCCGCCCCAGATGTAGGAACGAAGAGAATACATCTTACAATTCAAAAAGAAAAAGTGAGAATCATCACAAATAAGTAATACAACTAACAATGAATTACTCATCAGCTCTCTGAATCATACAAAGTTTTGCTATTGGTCTTCTTAAAAACCCATGAGAAGTTTTGACAGTCACTTGTCTGACAGCTCCAAATTTGTCTGGTATAACTTCCATAATTCTGCCTGTCAGCCACTTCCTTCTTGGTATTGTGTTGTCAACCAGTAACACAAGATCATTGACTTTGAAATTGTCTTCCTTCTTCAACCATTTATGTCGAGCTTGTAGATTGACGAGTACTTCTCTGGACCATCTTATCCAGAATTGGTCAGCCAAATATTGTATTTGACGCCATCTTCTTCTCGCATAACAATCTTTCTTGTCAAATATTCCTGGTGGTAAATTTGCTTTATGCTTCAGCAACAATAAATGATTTGGTGAAAGTGGTTCTTCATCCAAAGGATCCATACTAATAGGTGTAAGTGGTCTTGAATTCAATTGACTTTCAACTTCACAAAATATAGTAGACAATGCTTCATCAGTAACTAATTGATCATGCAATAACGCAGTCAATATCTTCCTTGTTGACCTGATGAGTCTTTCATAGAAACCTCCAAAGTGTGAAGCTGTGGGAGGATTGAACTTGAATATGATATCACTTTGTCTGCAAAATTCTCCCATTTTACTGGAattccaaatttgaatttctttctTCAATACTTTATTTCCAGCTGTAAAATTGCTCCCATTATCACATATAATGGTTGACATCTTGCCTCTTCTGGCAATGAATCTTCTTAATCcattaataaatgaattgacATCCATACTATGCACAATTTCCAAATGCACTGCTCTAGTTGTTGCACAGGTTATTATCAAGCCACATCTCTTCACAGAACTTCTTCCTTGCTTCACCAACAACGGTCCGAAGTTCCAACACATGTGAATGGTGGTTGATCTGGTGT encodes:
- the LOC120337134 gene encoding uncharacterized protein LOC120337134 translates to MCWNFGPLLVKQGRSSVKRCGLIITCATTRAVHLEIVHSMDVNSFINGLRRFIARRGKMSTIICDNGSNFTAGNKVLKKEIQIWNSSKMGEFCRQSDIIFKFNPPTASHFGGFYERLIRSTRKILTALLHDQLVTDEALSTIFCEVESQLNSRPLTPISMDPLDEEPLSPNHLLLLKHKANLPPGIFDKKDCYARRRWRQIQYLADQFWIRWSREVLVNLQARHKWLKKEDNFKVNDLVLLVDNTIPRRKWLTGRIMEVIPDKFGAVRQVTVKTSHGFLRRPIAKLCMIQRADE